In Macaca nemestrina isolate mMacNem1 chromosome 11, mMacNem.hap1, whole genome shotgun sequence, a single window of DNA contains:
- the LOC105481227 gene encoding E3 ubiquitin-protein ligase RNF25, which produces MAASASAAAGEEDWVLPSEVEVLESIYLDELQVIKGNGRTSPWEIYITLHPATAEDQDSQYVCFTLVLQVPAEYPHEVPQISIRNPRGLSDEQIHTILQALGHVAKAGLGAAMLYELIEKGKEILTDNNIPHGQCVICLYGFQEKEAFTKTPCYHYFHCHCLARYIQHMEQELKAQGQEQEQERQHAATKQKEVGVQCPVCREPLVYDLASLKAAPEPQQPMELYQPSAESLRQQEERKRLYQRQQERGGIIDLEAERNRYFISLQQPPTPAEPESAVDVSKGSQPPSTLAAELPTSSAVQSTLPTPLPVATQYMCEKIPGAGSNQQRLGETQKAMLDPPKPSRGPWRQPERRHPKGGECHAPKGTRDTQELPPPEGPLKEPMDLKPEPHSQGVEGPPQEKGPGSWQGPPPRRTRDCVRWERSKGRTPGSSYPRLPRGQGAYRPGTRREPLGLESEDGS; this is translated from the exons GGTCCTTCCCTCTGAAGTTGAAGTGTTGGAGTCCATCTATCTGGATGAACTACAGGTGATTAAAGGAAATGGCAG AACTTCACCGTGGGAGATCTACATCACTTTGCATCCTGCCACTGCAGAGGACCAGGATTCACAGTATGTCTGCTTCACTCTGGTGCTTCAGGTCCCAGCAGAG TATCCCCATGAGGTGCCACAGATATCTATCCGAAATCCCCGAGGACTTTCAGATGAACAGATCCACAC GATCTTACAAGCGCTAGGCCATGTGGCCAAGGCCGGGCTGGGCGCAGCCATGCTCTATGAACTCATTGAG aaagggaaggaaattctCACAGATAACAACATCCCTCATGGCCAGTGTGTCATCTGCCTCTATGGTTTCCAG GAGAAGGAGGCCTTTACCAAAACACCCTGTTACCACTACttccactgccactgccttgctcGGTACATCCAGCACATGGAGCAAGAGCTGAAGGCACAAGGACAGGAGCAGGAACAGGAACGGCAGCATGCTGCAACCAAACAG aAGGAAGTCGGTGTGCAGTGTCCAGTGTGCAGAGAGCCCCTCGTTTATGATCTTGCCTCGCTGAAAGCAGCCCCTGAACCCCAACAGCCCATG GAGCTGTACCAGCCCAGTGCAGAGAGCTTGCGCCAGCAAGAAGAACGCAAGCGGCTCTACCAGAGGCAGCAGGAACGGGGGGGAATCATTGACCTTGAGGCTGAGCGAAACCGTTACTTCATCAGCCTTCAGCAG CCTCCTACCCCTGCGGAACCTGAGTCAGCTGTAGATGTCTCCAAAGGATCCCAACCACCCAGCACCCTTGCAGCAGAACTGCCCACCTCATCAGCTGTCCAGTCCACCTTGCCAACTCCTCTGCCTGTGGCAACCCAGTACATGTGTGAGAAGATTCCAGGGGCTGGGTCAAATCAGCAAAGGTTGGGCGAAACCCAGAAAGCTATGCTAGATCCCCCCAAGCCCAGTCGAGGTCCCTGGCGACAGCCCGAACGGAGGCACCCGAAGGGAGGGGAGTGCCACGCCCCTAAAGGTACCCGTGACACCCAGGAACTGCCACCTCCTGAGGGGCCCCTCAAGGAGCCCATGGACCTAAAGCCAGAACCCCATAGCCAAGGAGTTGAAGGTCCTCCACAAGAGAAGGGGCCTGGCAGCTGGCAGGGCCCCCCACCCCGCAGGACTCGGGACTGTGTTCGCTGGGAGCGCTCTAAAGGCCGGACACCGGGTTCTTCCTACCCCCGCCTGCCTCGGGGCCAGGGAGCATACCGGCCTGGTACTCGGAGGGAGCCCCTGGGCCTGGAATCTGAGGATGGTTCCTAG